A window from Erythrolamprus reginae isolate rEryReg1 chromosome 11, rEryReg1.hap1, whole genome shotgun sequence encodes these proteins:
- the FBL gene encoding rRNA 2'-O-methyltransferase fibrillarin: MRPGFSPRGGRGDRGGRGGFRGGRGGFRGGGGGGGGFRGGGGGGGGFRGGRGGDRGGFRGGRGGGRGGGGRGGGGRGGFRGGKRVTIEPHRHEGIFICRGKEDALVTLNLVPGESVYGEKRISVEEGETKVEYRAWNPFRSKLAAAILGGIDQIHIKPGAKVLYLGAASGTTVSHVSDIVGSEGLVYAVEFSHRSGRDLINVAKKRTNIIPVIEDARHPHKYRMLLGMVDVIFADVAQPDQSRIVALNAHNFLKNGGHFVISIKANCIDSTAAPEAVFASEVKKMQQENMKPQEQLTLEPYERDHAVVVGIYRPPPKPKKQNT, from the exons ATGCGGCCCG GTTTTAGCCCTCGCGGAGGACGTGGGGACCGCGGAGGACGCGGAGGCTTCCGAGGAGGACGAG GAGGTTTccgaggaggtggtggtggtggaggaggtttccgaggaggtggtggtggtggaggaggtttccgaggtggaagaggaggtgaTCGCGGTGGCTTCcgaggtggaagaggaggtggaCGAGGAGGAGGTGGACGAGGAGGAGGTGGACGGGGCGGCTTCAGAGGAGGCAAAAGGGTGACTATAGAACCCCACAGGCATGAAG GCATCTTCATATGCAGAGGAAAAGAAGATGCATTAGTCACTCTAAATCTGGTACCTGGAGAATCTGTGTATGGAGAGAAGAGAATATCAGTAGAG GAGGGCGAAACCAAAGTGGAATACCGTGCCTGGAACCCCTTCCGTTCTAAGTTGGCTGCTGCCATCCTCGGAGGCATTGACCAGATTCATATCAAACCAGGAGCAAAAGTGTTATACTTGGGAGCAGCATCGGGAACAACGGTGTCTCACGTCTCTGACATAGTGGGATCG GAAGGGCTTGTGTATGCTGTGGAGTTCTCCCATCGCTCAGGTCGTGACCTCATCAATGTAGCAAAGAAACGGACCAACATCATTCCTGTCATTGAAGATGCACGACACCCGCACAAATACCGCATGTTGCTTG GCATGGTGGATGTAATTTTCGCAGATGTGGCTCAGCCTGATCAGTCACGTATTGTTGCCTTAAATGCACACAACTTTTTGAAGAACGGTGGTCATTTTGTTATCTCCATCAAA GCCAACTGTATTGATTCAACAGCTGCCCCTGAAGCAGTTTTTGCATCAGAAGTAAAGAAAATGCAGCAGGAAAACATGAAACCCCAGGAACAACTGACTTTGGAGCCATATGAGCGAGATCACGCAGTGGTGGTTGGCATATACAG GCCACCGCCTAAACCGAAGAagcaaaatacataa